Proteins encoded together in one Miscanthus floridulus cultivar M001 chromosome 16, ASM1932011v1, whole genome shotgun sequence window:
- the LOC136511485 gene encoding peroxidase 2-like, whose amino-acid sequence MAMATSACQALAIMVLVAAAMSTASGTALQYNFYSSSCPKAEEAVRNATQKIISNDPTMGAAFVRLFFHDCFVRGCDASILLDQSNSNSQPEKLAIPLRGYVEVNTIKAAVEAVCPGIVSCADVLAYAARDSAILSGGFAFAMPGGRRDGFVSDMNDIFGNLPAPNMQVQDLITSFDNKGLNPTDLVALSGAHSFGQTHCSFVTPRLYPTVDTTMNDTFAQGLKAVCPPPSQGGGGTVLNNNRVTDPNKLSNQYYSNLATGQVMFTSDQTLTSSNTTNKMVQDNAANPIAWMARFAGAMVKMGGIEVLTGTQGEIRRVCGATNSGN is encoded by the exons ATGGCGATGGCGACCTCAGCATGCCAGGCCTTAGCCATCATGGTGCTTGTTGCAGCTGCGATGAGCACGGCATCTGGTACGGCATTGCAGTACAACTTCTACAGCTCGTCGTGCCCAAAAGCCGAGGAGGCGGTCCGCAATGCCACTCAGAAGATCATCTCCAACGACCCCACCATGGGCGCCGCCTTTGTGCGTCTCTTCTTCCATGACTGCTTCGTCAGG GGTTGCGACGCTTCCATTCTGCTCGATCAGTCCAATAGCAACTCACAGCCGGAGAAGTTAGCCATCCCGCTACGTGGTTACGTCGAAGTgaacaccatcaaggcagccgtggAGGCCGTCTGCCCTGGCATTGTCTCCTGCGCCGACGTCCTCGCCTACGCTGCGCGCGACTCAGCCATCCTCTCTGGCGGCTTCGCCTTTGCCATGCCCGGCGGCCGGCGCGACGGATTCGTGTCCGACATGAACGACATTTTCGGGAACCTCCCTGCCCCGAACATGCAGGTCCAGGACCTCATCACGAGCTTCGACAACAAGGGCCTCAACCCCACCGACCTCGTGGCGCTCTCCGGCGCGCACTCCTTCGGCCAAACGCACTGCTCCTTCGTCACGCCCCGGCTGTACCCCACCGTGGACACGACCATGAACGACACCTTCGCTCAAGGGCTCAAGGCAGTGTGCCCTCCGCCGTCACAAGGTGGCGGCGGCACCGTGCTGAACAACAACCGTGTGACAGACCCGAACAAGCTGAGCAACCAGTATTACTCCAACTTGGCCACCGGGCAGGTGATGTTCACGTCGGACCAGACACTGACGAGCAGCAACACCACCAACAAGATGGTGCAGGACAACGCTGCCAACCCGATCGCGTGGATGGCACGGTTCGCAGGGGCAATGGTGAAGATGGGAGGCATCGAGGTGCTTACCGGCACCCAGGGTGAGATCAGGAGAGTCTGCGGCGCCACCAACAGCGGTAACTGA